The genomic segment GCTGATCCTACCCCCCCGCCCTTTGTTATCGTAACCACCAAGCTCCCGACCGCTTTTGTGGGAGCGAGCTACTCTGCTTCGCTCGTCGCAGAGGGAGGCACATCCCCCTATATCTGGAGTCTTCCCGAGGGGGCTCTCCCGAAGGGGCTCTCGCTCGATGGGAGCAAGGGGATAGTGTCAGGCACTCCCCAGTCGCCCGGCACTGCGCAGCTCTCGCTCAAGGTGATCGATGCAGCCCGGCGCAGCGCCTCGGCCTCGTGTGCGCTTGAGGTTAGAGAACAGGGAGGCATACTCGTGCCGATGGTTGCCGGCCTCCACTCGCAACCCCTCTATCTCATCACCGGCACGCTCCCCCAGGCGAAGGTGGGCGAAGCGTACCGTTCTCAATTCGCGGCGACAGGCGGCACCCCTCCCTATCTCTGGTCAATCCACACCGGCAGCCTGCCTGAGGGAATCACGCTCGAGCGCCTGACCGGCTCGCTCACGGGAACCCCTTCCACACCCCAGCTCGCCGTGTTTCAGGTAAAGGTAGTCGACAGCGAAGCGCACGCTGACATCGCTGAAAACCGGATCGTGGTGGTGGGCCCTGAGCTGGTGATCGCCACCATTTCGATCGAAACTGGAACGGTGGGTTCTCCTTACGAGCAAAAGCTCGAGGCAACAGGAGGCGCGCCACCCTACAGTTGGAACATCTCATCGGGAACGCTCCCGGGCGGCCTTTCACTCGATGCGGGCAGCGGGCTGATCAGCGGCACGCCCACGGAGCACTGCGACACCCTCCTCGCGGTCCAGGTCTCTGACAGCCAGGGGGCGATGGCCTCGGAGGAATTGGAGCTCCTGGTAGCTTCGTCCTCCCTCGCTGTCGTCACGGAGAGCCTTCCCCAGGGTGAGCTCAACAAGGCATACGCGGCCACGCTCGCGGCGGGCGGCGGCGTGACCCCGTACAAATGGTCACTGACAGTCGGTCAGCTCCCGCCCGGTCTCACGCTGAATCAGGCGACGGGCATTATCGGCGGGACTCCTTCAGGGGGAACCGGGGATTACGGGCTCACGTTCAGCGTGACCGACCAGGAGGGAACGCAGGCCAGCCGGGCGCTCACGCTCTCAATCGTCGTATCGTCAACACTCATGGTGACCGATCTGAACGCGGTTCCCAGCGACCAGAAGGTAGGCCTCACCTGGAGCAACCCCGCCGCGAAAGACTACTCGCGCACCGTCGTCCTCAGGAGCTCCTCGTACTATCCGTCGGGCGCAGGAGATGGGACGGTGATCTACAGCGGCAGCGGCGACAGCTATCTCGACACCGGGCTTCAAAACGGCGCCTCCGTCTACTATGCCGCAATTGCCTACGCGACCTCCGGTGCGCCGGGCGTTATTGCCGAGAGCTCCAAAACCTGCGCCATGCCGCAGGCGGTCACCCTCTCAGGCGCCGCAGATCCGTTCGCCGACGCCGTGGCGTCCTTCCAGCCCCTCTCGCCCGGCGGCTTCGGGTCGGGCAACCTCTCCTGCGTCCTCGGCCCCCCGTTCGGCGGTGGAGTCATGCGCGGCTCAACACACGTGGTATCCCTCCACGCGCGCGCCAACGAAGACGGCGGCGCCTCGGCCCCGTACGGCGGGAGCATCACGCTCCAGTTCACCAATAATATTGTGGTGAATGGGCCGGGCCCTGATTTTATTATTTTTGAAAACGTCTTTTACGCGGGCGGGGATCCGCAGCAGCGGTGGATGGAGCCGGCGATTGTCGCCGTCAGCCGTGACGGCTCCCGCTACTACACGTTCCCCTACGATTTCGTTCCGCACTACACCGCGAGCGGCGAGATCAACTGCTATAACCCATACTGCTACAGCAAGGGGTTCGCGGGCGTCAATCCCGTCTTCAGCAATGGCGGCTCGCCTGACCCGCGCGCTCCATCCGCGGCAGGGGGTGACGCGTTTGACCTCAGCAAGATCACCCAGGTCAGCCTCGACTGGATCCGCTACGTGCGGATCACCGCCACGGGCGACAACTGGCTCACGGACATGAATGGGGACCGGGTGCGCCATGTGAGGGACACTGGAGCGTGCAGCGGGGGCGGCTCCTCAGGTTTCGATCTGGACGCGATATGCGCGATTAACTACTAGCCCATGGTCCACAGTCGATGGTCCATGGCATGGAGGAAGAAAATGCGAACCGAGAAGATAACGGGGCGCTTCAAAGTACTCACCCTGCTCATATAGTGCAAACCACAGATGAACACAGATAAAATATGATATGAAACAGGATGCACGCAGATGAACGCAGATGAACAGTTATTTCTCCCTCACCCCCACCTAAC from the Candidatus Auribacterota bacterium genome contains:
- a CDS encoding putative Ig domain-containing protein; translated protein: MKLWKIAPLCLALALLWIALAYFHQPVQKAPQRPLRIERRREANSYRTDRTKNRSRNLTPIHADALLASVFHEDRTTGNAAIPPPQKTEVPHSAPTAERAKEPTPGNPIEPRAADEAASRDHADPTPPPFVIVTTKLPTAFVGASYSASLVAEGGTSPYIWSLPEGALPKGLSLDGSKGIVSGTPQSPGTAQLSLKVIDAARRSASASCALEVREQGGILVPMVAGLHSQPLYLITGTLPQAKVGEAYRSQFAATGGTPPYLWSIHTGSLPEGITLERLTGSLTGTPSTPQLAVFQVKVVDSEAHADIAENRIVVVGPELVIATISIETGTVGSPYEQKLEATGGAPPYSWNISSGTLPGGLSLDAGSGLISGTPTEHCDTLLAVQVSDSQGAMASEELELLVASSSLAVVTESLPQGELNKAYAATLAAGGGVTPYKWSLTVGQLPPGLTLNQATGIIGGTPSGGTGDYGLTFSVTDQEGTQASRALTLSIVVSSTLMVTDLNAVPSDQKVGLTWSNPAAKDYSRTVVLRSSSYYPSGAGDGTVIYSGSGDSYLDTGLQNGASVYYAAIAYATSGAPGVIAESSKTCAMPQAVTLSGAADPFADAVASFQPLSPGGFGSGNLSCVLGPPFGGGVMRGSTHVVSLHARANEDGGASAPYGGSITLQFTNNIVVNGPGPDFIIFENVFYAGGDPQQRWMEPAIVAVSRDGSRYYTFPYDFVPHYTASGEINCYNPYCYSKGFAGVNPVFSNGGSPDPRAPSAAGGDAFDLSKITQVSLDWIRYVRITATGDNWLTDMNGDRVRHVRDTGACSGGGSSGFDLDAICAINY